The following coding sequences are from one Dreissena polymorpha isolate Duluth1 chromosome 8, UMN_Dpol_1.0, whole genome shotgun sequence window:
- the LOC127841078 gene encoding uncharacterized protein LOC127841078: protein MEVEIRYSKSPYNEETIAIINEGKPYVSPDVLNGKGLGVLTTCVFIVGVIAGTGFLTLPKAIDNAGWIGFLLVLVCCFLSAYTGHVLGKCWTLAQERNPDLTQGSIRYPYPAIGELAYGTFGRYLVSLSLNFTQFGGTVVLVLLAAENIVKLLPDGSKFNCCLVALTVGCVMTPFTWLGTPKEFWGIAVIATLATATTSIILFVSVIIHSADIDVSDVTHSDVTVTTFFTAYGTICFAYNGHSCFPTFQSDMKEPKKFGKALFIGYLVVFAMYTPSSSVAYFIYGSRVEPNILNTLPMSATTTIISLLMTAHILSTIVIGINPLSQEIEHVLKVPERFTWKRILTRTVVMGAVLFVALSVPHFSSVLALVGGSTITILSFICPPLFYLKLCKATKSTSERYIPLHTRVLLYEIIFVGLVAGIATSYSAVSDLASNKFTVPCYVDAVRACPAGTGGG, encoded by the exons ATGGAAGTAGAGATTCGTTATTCAAAGTCGCCTTACAACGAGGAAACAATAGCTATAATAAACGAAGGAAAG CCGTATGTGTCGCCGGATGTACTCAACGGGAAGGGCCTCGGCGTTCTCACCACGTGCGTCTTCATCGTCGGCGTCATCGCTGGTACCGGGTTCCTTACGCTGCCCAAGGCGATCGATAATGCCG GCTGGATAGGATTCCTGCTTGTTCTCGTTTGCTGTTTCCTGTCCGCATATACCGGGCACGTACTCGGCAAGTGTTGGACACTGGCACAGGAGAGGAACCCTGACCTTACTCAG GGCAGTATTAGATATCCATATCCAGCAATCGGAGAGCTGGCTTACGGGACATTCGGAAG aTATCTTGTTTCGCTATCACTGAATTTCACCCAGTTTGGAGGGACGGTAGTGTTAGTACTTCTAGCTGCTGAAAATATAGTAAAATTGCTTCCGGATGGGTCAAAATTCAACTGCTGTTTAGTGGCACTTACTGTCGGCTGCGTAATGACGCCATTCACATGGCTTGGAACGCCAAAGGAATTCTG GGGTATTGCCGTAATAGCCACTCTAGCCACTGCGACGACGAGCATCATTTTGTTCGTGTCCGTCATTATTCATAGCGCTGACATTGACGTGAGTGACGTCACCCACTCTGACGTCACCGTCACGACGTTCTTCACGGCTTACGGAACAATATGCTTTGCGTACAACGGTCATTCATGCTTTCCGACATTTCAGTCGGACATGAAAGAACCGAAGAAGTTTGGGAAGGCTTTATTCATAGGATATTTAG tcGTATTCGCGATGTACACACCGAGCTCTTCTGTGGCGTATTTTATATACGGGTCGCGGGTAGAACCAAATATCCTAAATACGCTACCGATGAGTGCGACAACAACAATAATCTCTCTTCTTATGACAGCACACATCTTGTCAACTATTGTCATCGGCATTAATCCGTTATCACAGGAAATAGAACACGTGCTTAAGGTGCCGGAAC GATTCACATGGAAGCGTATCTTGACTCGGACTGTCGTGATGGGGGCCGTTCTGTTCGTCGCCCTTTCTGTCCCACATTTCTCCTCCGTTTTGGCACTCGTAGGTGGCTCCACGATCACCATCCTCTCCTTCATATGTCCGCCTTTGTTTTATTTGAAGCTATGCAAGGCTACAAAGTCTACCTCAGAAAG atACATTCCATTACATACACGGGTACTTCTCTATGAAATTATTTTTGTCGGACTGGTTGCCGGCATAGCGACTTCTTACTCTGCTGTATCAGATCTAGCCAGTAACAAGTTCACCGTCCCCTGCTATGTAGACGCCGTACGGGCATGTCCTGCCGGTACCGGGGGAGGATAA